The sequence GTAGGGAATGAGCTTGATGGCGTTGATGGCGGCGAAGGTCAGCGTGGTGGTGCCGGCATAGACCATCTTGGGCAGCTTCTGCGGCACGACATACATCTGGTAGGGCGGCGCCCCGCCATGGCTGACGAAGCTGGTGAAGCCCGATACCGCGCCCCAGAAGACACCGCGCGGCACGTCCGCCGGGCGCGCCGCCTGCCCCGCCCCGCCGAGCCAGCGGATGAGGCAGAAGGCGAGGCCGATCAGCCCGACGATCAGCATCACCTCGGCATCGGTGACGATGGAGGCGGTGGCCCAGCCGATGCCGATGCCGACCGTCGCCGCCGGGACGAGGATGATGAGGTTGCGCGCCGAGAATTCGCGCCGGTAGGCCCAGACGCCGAACATGTCGCTGACGACATAGACCGGCAGCAGAAGGCCGGCCGCCGTCACCGGCGACATGAACAGCGCCATGGTGGGCACGGCGAGGGAGCCGATCATCGGCACCCCGCCCTTGCTCATGCCGACGAAGAAGGCGGCAAGGCCCGCGGCCAGCGCGAAGCCCAGTTCCGGAGAGATCATACGTACGCCATCGAAAAGGAGGCCGGGGCCTCCTCTATCAGGCGGCCTTGGCGCCTTCCAGCCGCTTGGCGACCAGCCCGCGCAGCGTGCGCAGGTCCTTGACGAACTGGCGGATGCCCTCGGAAAGCTTCTCCGTGGCCATCGGGTCCTCATTCAGCGCGAAGCGGAAGGCCTTCTCGTCGAGATGCAGCCGCTCGGGCGCGCCCTCGGTGTTGGCCGGGTCGAGCTTGCGCACCAGCACGCCCTCGTCTGCGGCGAGCTGGTCGAGCAGCGCCGGCCCGATGGTCAGGCGGTCGCAGCCGGCCAGCGCCTCGATCTCGCCGGTGTTGCGGAAGGAGGCGCCCATCACCACGGTCGAGATGCCGTATTTCTTGTAATAGGCATAGATCTGCCGGACCGAGACGACGCCCGGATCGGTCTCGGGGGTGAACGGGCCCTCGCCCGCCTTCACGTGCCAGTCGAGGATACGGCCGACGAAGGGCGAGATGAGGAAGGCCCCGGCATCGGCGCCGGCCGCCGCCTGCGCGAGCGAGAACAGCAGGGTCAGGTTGCAGTCGATGCCTTCCTTCTGGAGCACTTCCGCCGCGCGGATGCCCTCCCAGGTGGAGGCGACCTTGATGAGGATGCGCTCGCGCCCGACGCCGCGCGCCTCATAGGCCTTGATGAAGGCGCGCGCCTTGGCCAGCGTCGCCTGCGTGTCGAAGGACAGGTCGGCATCGACCTCGGTCGAGACGCGGCCGGGCACGATCTTGGAGAGTTCCTCGCCGAAATTCAGCGCCAGCCGGTCGCAGGTCGCGGACACCACCGCCTCGTGCACGCCGCCCTGGCCGGCGCCCCAGGCGATCGCCTCGTCGACCAGCGGCGCATAGGCCGGCATCTCGGCGGCCTTGAGCAGCAGGGTCGGGTTGGTGGTGCAGTCCTGCGGCTTCAGCCGCCGCACCGTCTCGATGTCGCCGGTGTCGGAGACGACGACGGTGATGGCACGCAGTTGGTCGAGCTTTGAGGGCATGATGCTGTCTCTTTCTCGCCGGACC comes from Ancylobacter sp. TS-1 and encodes:
- a CDS encoding sulfite exporter TauE/SafE family protein, whose translation is MISPELGFALAAGLAAFFVGMSKGGVPMIGSLAVPTMALFMSPVTAAGLLLPVYVVSDMFGVWAYRREFSARNLIILVPAATVGIGIGWATASIVTDAEVMLIVGLIGLAFCLIRWLGGAGQAARPADVPRGVFWGAVSGFTSFVSHGGAPPYQMYVVPQKLPKMVYAGTTTLTFAAINAIKLIPYWSLGQLNPANLTVTALLMPVAVAATFVGVKLTRLLPEALFYRLVMGALFLISLKLTWDGARLMTGF
- the tal gene encoding transaldolase gives rise to the protein MPSKLDQLRAITVVVSDTGDIETVRRLKPQDCTTNPTLLLKAAEMPAYAPLVDEAIAWGAGQGGVHEAVVSATCDRLALNFGEELSKIVPGRVSTEVDADLSFDTQATLAKARAFIKAYEARGVGRERILIKVASTWEGIRAAEVLQKEGIDCNLTLLFSLAQAAAGADAGAFLISPFVGRILDWHVKAGEGPFTPETDPGVVSVRQIYAYYKKYGISTVVMGASFRNTGEIEALAGCDRLTIGPALLDQLAADEGVLVRKLDPANTEGAPERLHLDEKAFRFALNEDPMATEKLSEGIRQFVKDLRTLRGLVAKRLEGAKAA